GCGAAGTCGATGTCGTCGTAGCCGAGGATGGCGACATCGTCGGGGACCCGGAACCCCGCGAGGGTCAGGGCCTGCAGGACGCCGAGGGCGATCAGGTCGTTGGCGGCGAAGATCGCGTCGGGGCGGTGGGCGCCGGACATGAGCCGCTCGGCGCCCTCGCGCCCGGCCGCGGCGTCCATGGCTGCGGTCTCGACGAAGTCGAGCCGGGCGCCGTCGACCGCGTCGACGGCCTCCTGGGCGCCGCGGAGGCGGTGCTTGACCTGGCTCAGCCCGCGCGGGCCGCCGATGAGGGCGAGGTGCCGGCGGCCGGAGTCGAGCAGGTGGCCGGCGGCGAGGCGGCCGCCGCGGAGGTCGTCGACGGCGACCGAGGAGAACTCGCGGCTGCCAGTACGACGGTCGACCACGACCACGGCAGTACCGCGCTCGCGCAGCCGGCGCAGCCGGGGGAGCACCTTGCCGACGGGGGTGATCAACAGCCCACTGACGCGCTGCTCCTCGAAGAGGTCGAGGTAGGTCGACTCACGCTGGGCGTCCTGCCCGGAGCTGCCGAGGATGAGCGGTCGGCCGTGGGCGCCGAGGCGCAGCTCGACGCCGCGGGCGACGTCGGTGAAGAACGGGTTGCGGACGTCGAGCACGACCATGCCGACGGCACGGTTGGTGCCGGCACGGAGCTGGCGGGCGGCGTCGTTGCGCACGAAGCCGAGCTCGGCGATGACCTGCTGGACGTGCTCGAGGGTGGCGGGGGAGACCTTCTCGGGCCGGTTGAGCACGTTGGACACGGTCCCCACCGACACGCCGGCGGCCGACGCCACGTCCTTGACGGACACGCTGCGTTGCGCGTCGCTGATGCTCACGGCTCTCCTTCAGGGTTGGGCTCACCCTAGGGCCTCCTCAGGGTGACCGGTCTCATTGTTGATTCGTTTCAAGAAAGTTTCGGGGCACGTCTTGACGCTTGTGAGGGCCGTCACCTAGCGTCGTCTCATTCGCCATTGAAACCTTTCAATCAGGTGAATGTCGAGAGCGAGGAGTGAGATGTCCGACCACGAGGAGCGCACGGGCCCGACGCTCGCGCTGCGGGGTGTCGCCAAGTCGTTCGGCGCGGTGGTCGCCCTGCGCTCCGGGACGCTCGAGGTGGACCCGGGCTCCATCCACGCCCTCGTCGGCGAGAACGGCGCCGGGAAGTCGACCCTGGTCAAGATCGTCGCGGGCGTGCACCGCCGCGACGCCGGCGAGTTCGAGCTGCAGGGGGAGCCGGTCGACTTCGCGTCGACCGCCGAGTCCAAGGCCGCGGGCGTCGCCGTGATCTACCAGGAGCCGACCCTGTTCCCCGACCTCTCGGTCGCCGAGAACATCTTCATGGGCCGCCACCCCCTGCGCGGCGGCCGGCGCATCGACCGTCC
The genomic region above belongs to Nocardioides sp. QY071 and contains:
- a CDS encoding LacI family DNA-binding transcriptional regulator — protein: MSISDAQRSVSVKDVASAAGVSVGTVSNVLNRPEKVSPATLEHVQQVIAELGFVRNDAARQLRAGTNRAVGMVVLDVRNPFFTDVARGVELRLGAHGRPLILGSSGQDAQRESTYLDLFEEQRVSGLLITPVGKVLPRLRRLRERGTAVVVVDRRTGSREFSSVAVDDLRGGRLAAGHLLDSGRRHLALIGGPRGLSQVKHRLRGAQEAVDAVDGARLDFVETAAMDAAAGREGAERLMSGAHRPDAIFAANDLIALGVLQALTLAGFRVPDDVAILGYDDIDFAASAAIPLSSIRQPRAEMGAVATDLLLAAIEDPGVQVRDIVLEPELVVRRSTGG